One Methanohalophilus mahii DSM 5219 genomic window carries:
- a CDS encoding helix-turn-helix domain-containing protein, whose translation MDVLEKIFGKTAQMTVLKNLISHREDSTYLSGIAEETGLSHSSVARVIAPLVETGIVKEKPLGKQIRTFSLNMDSELTQLVLEFYDRIQEFAD comes from the coding sequence ATGGATGTTCTCGAAAAGATATTCGGCAAGACTGCACAGATGACTGTGCTTAAAAATCTGATATCCCATAGGGAAGACTCTACCTATCTCTCAGGGATTGCAGAAGAGACGGGCTTGTCTCATTCGAGTGTTGCCCGTGTCATAGCACCCCTTGTAGAAACAGGTATTGTTAAGGAGAAACCCCTGGGAAAACAGATACGTACTTTCAGTCTGAATATGGATAGTGAATTGACACAGCTTGTCCTTGAATTCTATGATCGTATTCAGGAGTTTGCCGATTAA
- a CDS encoding sensor histidine kinase gives MFFSNRRYNIIIITFIALLFIGSVVFLGARSNLEVQEIFEEQYTEQQTLNAKQISSGVTEFLNEKIVALEVIAGAENGVPDDFYMRSFKSLYERSQGFYALEYIDESGTIVSGYPEDRTPLGYNLHENNMDQAFQKTKSMGRTYITDPTYTFEDELAMYVWVPVYSGNDFKGTVLAIIRIEEITERVIQSYDSSAGYVYIINDRGKLLYRSDKPNETGKNYFDILNEPDQDRLYILGEQTEGKEGMGRFEELNENNELEEKLVSYVPIQWYNQVWSVGVVTPVPFITSIVRSIYLKQATFMIITTFFILFFTSLISLIFFSWNRKLEEEVDKKTEQLENSNQRLQKLNRVKNEFLSMVSHELKTPLTAIRTSSEFLREEDYDRETQEEMLDLIIRNIDRQSRMVDDLLDISRIESGRMVFKEEKVDLKEIIDNVIQMMEPMATKHGIAIERELDNDPRVKADKDKLLRVFVNLLNNAIKFTADRGESIKIKTEETGDFVEISVIDKGIGIPENEQEKIFEKFYQVDSTSRRKVGGSGLGLAIIKGIIEGHGGSIRVKSEPGVGSTFVFTLRKWEE, from the coding sequence ATGTTTTTCAGCAATCGACGATATAACATAATCATCATAACTTTCATTGCCCTTCTTTTTATAGGTTCTGTTGTTTTTTTGGGGGCACGTTCAAACCTCGAGGTCCAGGAAATCTTTGAGGAACAATATACAGAACAACAGACCCTCAATGCAAAACAAATATCATCGGGCGTCACAGAGTTTCTGAATGAGAAGATCGTAGCCCTGGAAGTAATAGCAGGTGCTGAAAATGGAGTTCCTGATGACTTCTATATGAGATCTTTCAAATCCCTTTACGAAAGGTCGCAGGGATTTTATGCCCTTGAATATATCGATGAAAGCGGCACCATTGTCTCTGGTTATCCTGAGGATAGAACACCTCTGGGATATAACCTGCATGAAAACAACATGGATCAAGCCTTCCAAAAAACAAAATCAATGGGAAGGACCTATATTACCGATCCTACATACACATTTGAAGACGAACTTGCAATGTATGTTTGGGTTCCCGTTTATTCTGGAAATGATTTCAAAGGAACTGTCCTGGCAATAATACGTATCGAGGAAATCACAGAAAGGGTCATACAAAGTTATGATTCATCTGCCGGTTATGTATACATTATCAATGACAGAGGAAAGCTGCTTTATCGCAGTGACAAACCAAACGAAACAGGAAAAAATTACTTCGATATTCTCAATGAGCCTGACCAGGACCGTCTTTACATACTTGGGGAACAGACGGAAGGAAAAGAAGGAATGGGGCGTTTTGAAGAACTCAATGAAAACAATGAACTGGAAGAAAAACTCGTATCATATGTACCAATACAATGGTATAACCAGGTGTGGTCTGTAGGTGTTGTGACACCTGTACCTTTCATAACCTCAATTGTACGCTCCATATACCTGAAACAGGCAACCTTTATGATAATAACGACATTTTTTATTTTGTTCTTCACCTCACTGATATCATTGATCTTTTTCTCCTGGAATCGTAAATTGGAGGAAGAGGTAGATAAAAAAACCGAACAACTGGAAAATTCCAACCAGCGACTGCAAAAACTCAACCGTGTGAAGAATGAGTTCCTATCCATGGTCTCACATGAATTGAAAACTCCTCTCACAGCCATACGCACATCAAGTGAGTTTCTCCGGGAAGAAGACTATGACAGAGAAACCCAGGAAGAGATGCTTGACCTCATAATCCGCAATATAGACAGGCAATCCAGGATGGTTGATGACCTGCTTGACATTTCCCGCATTGAATCAGGCAGGATGGTTTTCAAAGAAGAAAAGGTCGACCTCAAAGAAATCATTGATAATGTAATCCAGATGATGGAACCAATGGCAACAAAACATGGAATTGCCATTGAAAGAGAGTTGGATAATGACCCCCGGGTCAAAGCGGATAAGGATAAACTGTTGAGGGTTTTTGTCAATTTACTCAACAACGCTATCAAATTCACAGCCGATAGAGGCGAAAGCATAAAAATTAAAACTGAAGAGACTGGAGATTTCGTGGAAATAAGTGTTATTGACAAGGGTATAGGCATACCCGAAAACGAGCAGGAAAAAATATTTGAAAAATTCTATCAGGTAGACAGTACCTCACGCCGCAAAGTGGGAGGTAGTGGCCTTGGGCTTGCGATTATCAAGGGAATAATAGAAGGCCACGGTGGCTCTATAAGGGTAAAAAGTGAGCCAGGGGTCGGCAGCACATTTGTATTTACGTTGAGGAAGTGGGAAGAATGA
- a CDS encoding Yip1 family protein → MSEIINVLTNPDSFFKRRMTERIQFKVPALIVILNGLLGGLSGYIMVKALLSSAAVGGGFAGAGAIFGALGGFLGVFIVWPIYTAVFYGLSALFGGEGSFKRSLEFVGYGYIPALFNSLFGLYVLNQVSSSLQASSADPTQMAQILTSDPMMQVATLVGIIFQLWSANIWIFGLKNARNLNLRSALISVGLPVGLLITYSLINYIGGIV, encoded by the coding sequence ATGAGCGAAATAATCAATGTACTTACAAACCCGGATAGTTTTTTCAAAAGAAGGATGACAGAAAGAATACAATTCAAAGTCCCTGCCCTTATAGTAATATTGAATGGCCTGCTAGGGGGACTTTCCGGTTATATTATGGTTAAGGCACTTTTATCATCCGCAGCTGTCGGGGGAGGATTTGCAGGTGCAGGTGCCATTTTTGGTGCTTTGGGGGGTTTTCTGGGTGTTTTCATAGTATGGCCGATATACACAGCGGTTTTCTATGGACTGTCAGCCCTGTTTGGCGGGGAAGGCTCATTTAAGCGCAGCCTTGAGTTTGTCGGTTATGGTTACATCCCGGCCCTATTTAACTCTCTCTTTGGCCTGTATGTTCTAAATCAAGTATCATCTTCTCTCCAGGCATCTTCTGCAGACCCTACACAGATGGCACAAATACTTACCAGTGATCCCATGATGCAGGTTGCAACACTTGTCGGTATCATATTCCAGCTGTGGAGTGCTAACATCTGGATTTTTGGTCTTAAGAATGCACGTAACTTAAACCTGCGTAGTGCCCTGATTTCTGTAGGACTTCCTGTAGGCCTTTTGATTACTTATTCCCTCATTAATTATATTGGAGGAATTGTGTGA
- a CDS encoding response regulator: protein MPEKELDDKILSLLEKNPALSAVELADVLKISEKTIQTRLEEMGDSRQTILIIDDEPDAIIAAKRALQSEGYNVIEAYNGKTGLEAIEEKTPDLILLDVMMPDMDGFEICKQLKKDELYNHIPIIMLTAKGEVDDRIEGIETGADDYITKPFNLRELKARIRMVLRRAQN from the coding sequence ATGCCCGAAAAAGAACTTGACGACAAGATACTCAGCCTTCTTGAAAAGAATCCGGCCCTTTCTGCAGTCGAACTGGCAGATGTACTGAAAATATCTGAAAAAACAATACAAACAAGACTTGAAGAGATGGGAGATTCCAGGCAAACCATCCTTATAATAGATGACGAGCCCGATGCTATAATTGCCGCAAAAAGAGCATTACAATCAGAAGGATATAACGTTATTGAGGCATATAACGGGAAGACAGGTCTTGAAGCAATCGAAGAAAAAACACCCGATCTTATTCTTCTGGATGTCATGATGCCGGATATGGATGGTTTTGAAATATGCAAACAACTGAAAAAAGATGAGTTGTATAACCACATCCCCATAATAATGCTTACTGCAAAAGGCGAAGTTGATGACCGGATAGAAGGAATCGAGACAGGTGCAGACGATTATATCACAAAACCCTTCAACCTGAGAGAACTCAAAGCCCGTATTAGAATGGTATTGCGCCGGGCACAAAACTGA
- a CDS encoding DUF3887 domain-containing protein — translation MKKIVMVCVILFLLTAGCMHDSEEQRAKEYADPIANQLIKGMQQDNYTLFSEKFTPTMKKALPEETFYEVNGMLMSTVGKPVSLEFLKSVEGERFVTIVYTVTFEDGSEGLFSIALKEENGETRVAGAWIDSPKLRQEQENVTL, via the coding sequence ATGAAAAAAATAGTAATGGTATGTGTAATTTTGTTCCTGTTGACAGCAGGATGCATGCATGATTCAGAAGAACAACGTGCAAAGGAATATGCAGACCCCATTGCAAATCAGCTTATAAAAGGGATGCAACAGGACAATTACACACTTTTTTCGGAAAAATTCACACCCACTATGAAAAAGGCCCTTCCTGAGGAAACTTTCTATGAAGTAAATGGGATGTTGATGTCCACCGTAGGCAAACCTGTATCATTGGAGTTCCTCAAATCTGTTGAAGGTGAAAGGTTTGTAACTATTGTTTATACCGTTACCTTTGAAGATGGTTCAGAAGGATTGTTCAGTATCGCTTTAAAAGAAGAAAATGGAGAAACAAGGGTTGCCGGTGCATGGATTGATTCGCCTAAATTGCGTCAGGAACAGGAAAATGTGACCCTTTGA